AAAAGATTTCTTAGCTAACGACACCGTAGCTTATGTGATGCCTGTGGATCGCTCGCTTGACATCGACACCGAAAATGATCTCCAATCATTTCATAAATGCTTGAAGAAGGATAAAGATGCTTTCGTATCCACGTAACCGGGAATTTGCCATCAATCCGTATGCACAAAATGACGCGCCGTATGAAACGTTTTATGGTCTCCCACACGATGTTCAATTTTGTAAGAAATGTGTAATTTCTAATCAAAGGCCGAATTCCGCAGTCGAATACGCACACACAAGAGACAGTCAGAAAAAGACAATTCACTTTGACCAAGAAGGTGTATGTGATGCATGTGGGGTCGCCCAACAAAAACATAGCGAAATAGATTGGCCTGACAAAGAGAGAGAGTTGCGTGATCTTTGCGATCGTTTTCGGAGAAAAGACGGCGCTTATGATTGTATAGTACCAGGGTCGGGCGGCAAGGACAGCTTTTATGCAGCCCACATGCTCAAATACAAATATGATATGCATCCACTAACCGTCACCTGGGCCCCACACATCTACACAGACTGGGGTTGGCGGAATTTTCAAAGTTGGATTCATGCTGGTTTAGACAATTTCCTTCTAACTCCCAACGGCCGTGTTCACAGGTTGTTGACGAGGCTGGCGGTGGAGAATCTATTTCACCCATTTCAACCATTCATGGTCGGTCAAAAGTCATTGGCCCCCAAAATGGCCATTATCCATAAAATCCCATTAGTGTTTTATGGAGAGAACGAAGCGGAATATGGCAATCCTATCAAGGATATTAATTCATCCGAAAGAGATTGGTCCTATTTCACCGCTCAAGATAAAACAGGAATCTATCTTGGCGGCGTCTCTTTAACTGACTTGAGAGATTTTTTTGGGGTTGCGGATTATGAACTGCAGCCCTATCTTCCAGCAGATCCGGAACAAATCCGGGAAAAACAAATTGAAGTGCATTATCTGGGATACTATTTGAAATGGCATCCACAGAGCTGCTATTATTATGCAGTTGAACACGGCGGTTTTCAGGCCTCTCCAGAAAGAACTCCGGGCACGTACAGTAAATACAATAGCATTGACGATCGCATTGACGATTTTCACTATTA
The sequence above is a segment of the Desulfomonilaceae bacterium genome. Coding sequences within it:
- a CDS encoding N-acetyl sugar amidotransferase, with protein sequence MLSYPRNREFAINPYAQNDAPYETFYGLPHDVQFCKKCVISNQRPNSAVEYAHTRDSQKKTIHFDQEGVCDACGVAQQKHSEIDWPDKERELRDLCDRFRRKDGAYDCIVPGSGGKDSFYAAHMLKYKYDMHPLTVTWAPHIYTDWGWRNFQSWIHAGLDNFLLTPNGRVHRLLTRLAVENLFHPFQPFMVGQKSLAPKMAIIHKIPLVFYGENEAEYGNPIKDINSSERDWSYFTAQDKTGIYLGGVSLTDLRDFFGVADYELQPYLPADPEQIREKQIEVHYLGYYLKWHPQSCYYYAVEHGGFQASPERTPGTYSKYNSIDDRIDDFHYYTTFIKFGIGRATYDAAQEIRSRDITREEGVALVKRFDGEFPERFADEIFRYLSMPSKDYPQASKMFEQPIVNREYFMRLADTFRSPHLWKFEDGEWGLRHAVWHSEHLLA